The Erinaceus europaeus chromosome 16, mEriEur2.1, whole genome shotgun sequence genome includes a window with the following:
- the LOC103121217 gene encoding replication termination factor 2, whose translation MGCDGGTIPKRHELVKGPKKVEKVDKNAELVAQWNYCTLSQEILRRPIVACELGRLYNKDAVIEFLLDKSSEKALGKAASHIKSIKNVTELRLSDNPAWEGDKGNTKGDKHDDLQRARFICPVVGLEMNGRHR comes from the exons ATGGGTTGCGACGGTGGAACTATTCCTAAGAGGCACGAACTGGTGAAGGGGCCAAAGAAGGTTGAGAA GGTTGACAAAAATGCTGAATTAGTCGCCCAGTGGAATTATTGTACTCTAAGTCAAGAAATATTAAGGCGACCAATAGTTGCCTGTGAATTGGGAAGACTTTATAACAAAGATGCTGTCATTGAATTTCTTCTGGATAAATCCTCTGAAAAGGCTCTTGGAAAAGCAGCATCTCACATTAAAAGCATTAAGAATGTGACAGAACTGAGGCTTTCTGATAATCCTGCCTGGGAAGGGGATAAAGGAAACACAAAAGGTGACAAGCATGATGACCTTCAGCGAGCACGTTTTATCTGCCCAGTTGTGGGCCTGGAGATGAATGGCCgacacagg